Within Streptomyces sp. SS1-1, the genomic segment CCACCCGGCGGGCGTCCGCCTCGGCGACGACGGGCTGCTGGTCACCGGCCACGCGTATCCGGGTGCCCTTGCGCTCGGCGAGCGGCTCGGCGCCACTGACGACGCGCCGCACGACCTCCCGCAGGTCGATCGGCTCGGCCTCCAGCGCGGCGGCACCGGCGTCGAAGCGGCTGATCTCCAGCAGGTCGGCGAGCAGCGACTCGAACCGGTCCAGCTGGTCCGCCAGCAGCTCCGCCGACCGCGCGGTCACCGGATCGAAGTCCTCGCGCGCCTCGTGGATGACGTCGGCCGCCATCCGGACGGTCGTCAGCGGGGTGCGCAGCTCGTGCGACACGTCGGAGACGAACCGGCGCTGCATCCGCGACAGGTCCTCCAGCTGCTGGATCTTCACCTGGAGGTTCTGCGCCATCTTGTTGAAGGCCTCGCCCAGGCGGGCGATGTCGTCCTCGCCGGTGACCTTCATCCGTTCCTGGAGCCGCCCGGCCGACAGCCGCTCGGCGATGCCGGCCGCCATCCGGACGGGCGTGACGACCTGGCGCACCACGAGCCACGCGATGGCCCCGAGGAGGACGACGACGAACAGCCCGGCGGTCGCGAGCGTCGTCTTGACCAGGCTCAGCGACTTCTCCTCCTGCGTGAGCGGGAAGAGGTAGTACAGCTGGTACTGGTCGCCGTTGGGGTCGCTGACCTGCTTGCCGATCACGAGGCCCGGCTGGGACTCCTTGTGGGCGCTCGGCTGGTAGACGATCCGGGTGTAGCTCTGGAAGACGCCTGTGGTGCCGTCGATCCGCTCCCGCAGTGCCTCGGGCACGCTCGCGGTCGGGTCGACCCCGCCGGAGGCACGCCGGCCGCGCCCCCCGGTCTCACTGCCCGCGGCGGCGGGCAGCGTCACGACCTCGAAGGCGCCCTGACCGCCGCTGGACAGCGACGAGACGGTGTCGCTCATCCACTGGATGACGTTCTGCCGGGACCGCTCGTCGGCGGCGGCACCGTCGTCGGCGGAGCCCGCCGCGGACTCGTCGGCCCGCTGCTTGGCTGCCGCGAACCCACCGGTCGCCTGGCTCTGCGAGGCCTTCACCTTCGCGTCGAGCAGGCCGTTGCGGACCTGCCCGATGACGACGAAACCCAGCAGCAGGACGACGCCCAGCGACATCACCAGGGTCGAGACGACGACCCTGAGCTGGATGTTGCGCCGCCACAGCCGCATGACCGGCAGCAACGGCCGGCGCACCCAGCGCAGCAGCAGACGGAGGACCGGGCTGCCCTGGACCCCGCCCTGCAGCAGCCCGCCTTCCAGAAACCGCCCCCAGCGGGAACCCGCCGTCTTCCGGCCGACAGGCCGCTCCCGACGGGTCCCGGTCCGACCGGGGGCCGTAGCGGCACTGTCCTGGGACATGTCAGCTCGGCCCTGCCTTGTATCCGACACCACGGACGGTCACGACGATCTCCGGGCGCTCGGGGTCCTTCTCGACCTTGGAACGCAGTCGCTGGACGTGGACGTTGACCAGCCGGGTGTCGGCCGCGTGCCGGTAGCCCCAGACCTGCTCGAGCAGCACCTCACGCGTGAACACCTGCCACGGCTTGCGGGCCAGCGCGACCAGCAGGTCGAACTCCAGCGGCGTCAGCGCGATGGACTGCCCGTCCCGCTTCACGGAGTGCCCCGCCACGTCGATGACCAGGTCGCCGATGGCGAGCTGCTCGGGTGCCGGCTCCTCCGACCTCCGCAGCCGCGCCCGGATGCGGGCCACGAGCTCCTTCGGCTTGAACGGCTTCACGATGTAGTCGTCGGCGCCGGACTCCAGGCCGACGACGACGTCGACCGTGTCGCTCTTCGCCGTCAGCATCACGATCGGCACGCCGGACTCCGCCCGGATCAGGCGGCAGACCTCGATGCCGTCCCGGCCGGGAAGCATCAGATCGAGCAGCACCAGATCGGGCTTGGTCTCGCGAAATGCGGCCAGCGCCTTGTCGCCGTCGGCTACGAAAGACGGCTCAAAACCTTCACCACGCAGCACAATGCCGAGCATCTCGGCCAGTGCGGTGTCGTCGTCGACGACAAGGACTCGTCCCTTCATAAACGACATCATCCCATTCTCATAACGGTGGCGAAGGCAGTGGTGAGATAGGTCACCGACCAGCGACCTTAGTCGTAGGTCATCCGCACTGTCTGCCCTCGTCCCCTACACAGTGCGTGACCTTTGGAGGGGTTTGACCCCCTCTGCCCACCCTGTCGCTACGGCTGGATCATGTCGTTCGCGCCGTCGACCCCGCCCTCGCGCACAGCTGGGTCAGCGCCTCGGCCGTCACAGGAGACGCGGTGCCCTCCTCCGTCACGATCGCCGTGATCAGCTCCGGCGGCGTCACGTCGAACGCCGGGTTGTACGCCTGCGTCCCCAGCGGCGCGACGGGAATCCCGCCGCCCGGCCCGCCCACGACCGGCGCCTGCGGCACCGCGAACTCCGTCACCTCGGCCCCGGCCCGCTGCTCCACCTCGATGGACGCCCCGTCCGGCGTCGCCGGATCCACCGTCGTCAGCGGCGCCACCACGATGAACGGCACATGGTGGTACCGCGCCAGCACCGCGAGCGGATAGCTCCCGACCTTGTTCGCCACCGAGCCGTCGGCCGCGATCCGGTCCGCCCCGATCAGCACCGCGTCCACCTCACCCGCCGCGAACAGCGAACCCGCCGCGTTGTCCGTGAGCAGCGTGTACGCCATCCCGGTGCGCGCCGCCTCGTACGCCGTCAGCCGCGCCCCCTGCAGCAGCGGCCGCGTCTCGTCCACCCACAGCCGCCTCAGCCGCCCCGCCCGGTGTGCCGCGAGCGCCACCGCGAACGCGGTGCCCTCACCACCCGACACCAGCGCCCCGGTGTTGCAGTGCGTGAGGACGCGATGCCCACCGCCCGGCAGCAGCTCGTCCAGCAGGGCCAGTCCCCGCTCGGCCATCCTGGCGCTCGCCTCGGCGTCCTCCGCGTGCAGCGCCCGCGCCGCCCCGAGCGCCGCCGACGCCGCCCGCCGCGCGTCACCGCCCGCCGCCGACTCGGCACGGTAGGCGTCCCGCGCCCTGCGGACCCCGAGCGCCAGGTTCACGGCGGTCGGACGGGCACCCGCCAGCTCGTCGGCCGCGGCGTCCACGTCGAACCCGCGCGCGGCGGCGAGCGCGACCCCGTAGGCCCCGGCGATCCCGAGCAGCGGCGCCCCCCGCACGGCCAGCGAACGGATCGCCTCCACCAGCACGGAGGCGTCCGTGCACACC encodes:
- the mtrB gene encoding MtrAB system histidine kinase MtrB; this encodes MSQDSAATAPGRTGTRRERPVGRKTAGSRWGRFLEGGLLQGGVQGSPVLRLLLRWVRRPLLPVMRLWRRNIQLRVVVSTLVMSLGVVLLLGFVVIGQVRNGLLDAKVKASQSQATGGFAAAKQRADESAAGSADDGAAADERSRQNVIQWMSDTVSSLSSGGQGAFEVVTLPAAAGSETGGRGRRASGGVDPTASVPEALRERIDGTTGVFQSYTRIVYQPSAHKESQPGLVIGKQVSDPNGDQYQLYYLFPLTQEEKSLSLVKTTLATAGLFVVVLLGAIAWLVVRQVVTPVRMAAGIAERLSAGRLQERMKVTGEDDIARLGEAFNKMAQNLQVKIQQLEDLSRMQRRFVSDVSHELRTPLTTVRMAADVIHEAREDFDPVTARSAELLADQLDRFESLLADLLEISRFDAGAAALEAEPIDLREVVRRVVSGAEPLAERKGTRIRVAGDQQPVVAEADARRVERVLRNLVVNAVEHGEGQDVVVKLAAAGGAVAVAVRDYGVGLKPGEATRVFSRFWRADPARARTTGGTGLGLSIALEDARLHGGWLQAWGEPGGGSQFRLTLPRTADEPLRGSPIPLEPKDSRRNRGLDDAGLPSGGKSATVPAQPQGEQGALRPVRDPIAPRQSAAPKADPTALPGNGARVVPRPASGTRRLEDTIGEQPGERDVPGQGAGKAGEPDKQGETTRGR
- the mtnA gene encoding S-methyl-5-thioribose-1-phosphate isomerase, with product MADQYAHSGGDDRPAEIPAIRWDERPEGPVVVLLDQTRLPAEEVELVCTDASVLVEAIRSLAVRGAPLLGIAGAYGVALAAARGFDVDAAADELAGARPTAVNLALGVRRARDAYRAESAAGGDARRAASAALGAARALHAEDAEASARMAERGLALLDELLPGGGHRVLTHCNTGALVSGGEGTAFAVALAAHRAGRLRRLWVDETRPLLQGARLTAYEAARTGMAYTLLTDNAAGSLFAAGEVDAVLIGADRIAADGSVANKVGSYPLAVLARYHHVPFIVVAPLTTVDPATPDGASIEVEQRAGAEVTEFAVPQAPVVGGPGGGIPVAPLGTQAYNPAFDVTPPELITAIVTEEGTASPVTAEALTQLCARAGSTARTT
- the mtrA gene encoding two-component system response regulator MtrA, which produces MMSFMKGRVLVVDDDTALAEMLGIVLRGEGFEPSFVADGDKALAAFRETKPDLVLLDLMLPGRDGIEVCRLIRAESGVPIVMLTAKSDTVDVVVGLESGADDYIVKPFKPKELVARIRARLRRSEEPAPEQLAIGDLVIDVAGHSVKRDGQSIALTPLEFDLLVALARKPWQVFTREVLLEQVWGYRHAADTRLVNVHVQRLRSKVEKDPERPEIVVTVRGVGYKAGPS